One window of the Caminibacter pacificus genome contains the following:
- the mqnF gene encoding aminofutalosine deaminase family hydrolase produces MVKLKADYVVCMDKNYTILENAEVIFDKEIKKIGKNLPKVDKEIYLGKNSVVMPALINTHTHLEFSSNKTLLEYGDFIGWLNSVIEHRETLFVECKGECFKKAIEEMKKSGVCAFGEISSTGDDLKYIKHSPLKVVYFNEIIGTTPGAVDMLYQDFQARLHESFEIEKRNEKFKVGISIHSPYSVHPILMEKVISIAREKNLPIQAHFMESKAERSWLDKGEGEFKLFFEKHFKNAKPLIKPLEFLEKFKNTHTTFIHCVYANDEELQKISELNASIAHCPVSNRLLNVGILNLERVKNFSIDYSVATDGMSSNYSLNLFKEIRAALLMHTDLHPKILAKDLLKSVTINAAKSLNLNNGSLEEGKDADIIAFKLPNKVKNLELLPLQIILHTNEVEKMYINGEEII; encoded by the coding sequence TTGGTTAAGTTAAAGGCCGATTATGTCGTTTGTATGGATAAAAATTACACTATTTTGGAAAATGCCGAAGTTATTTTTGATAAAGAGATAAAAAAAATAGGAAAAAATTTACCGAAAGTCGATAAAGAGATATATTTAGGCAAAAACTCCGTTGTAATGCCGGCACTTATCAATACTCATACTCATCTTGAATTCAGCTCCAACAAAACTTTACTTGAATACGGAGATTTTATAGGTTGGCTAAATTCCGTAATAGAGCACAGAGAAACGTTATTCGTCGAATGTAAGGGAGAGTGTTTTAAAAAAGCTATCGAAGAGATGAAAAAAAGCGGTGTTTGCGCTTTTGGAGAAATAAGCTCCACGGGAGATGACCTTAAATATATAAAACATTCACCCCTAAAAGTAGTCTATTTTAACGAGATAATCGGAACGACTCCGGGGGCTGTGGATATGCTCTATCAAGATTTTCAAGCAAGACTTCACGAATCTTTCGAAATAGAAAAAAGAAACGAAAAATTTAAAGTAGGAATCTCAATTCACTCTCCTTATTCCGTTCATCCTATTTTAATGGAAAAAGTAATATCTATCGCAAGAGAAAAAAATTTGCCTATTCAAGCGCATTTTATGGAAAGCAAAGCTGAAAGAAGCTGGCTTGATAAAGGTGAAGGAGAATTTAAGCTATTCTTTGAAAAACATTTCAAAAACGCAAAACCTTTAATCAAACCTCTCGAATTTTTAGAAAAATTCAAAAACACACACACGACCTTTATTCACTGCGTTTACGCAAACGACGAAGAGTTACAAAAAATCAGCGAATTAAACGCCTCAATAGCGCATTGTCCCGTATCAAACAGACTTCTTAACGTAGGTATTTTGAATCTTGAGAGAGTAAAAAATTTTTCAATAGACTACTCCGTAGCAACGGACGGGATGAGTTCGAATTATTCTTTAAATTTATTCAAAGAAATAAGAGCCGCACTTTTAATGCATACCGACTTACATCCGAAAATTCTTGCAAAAGATTTATTAAAATCGGTAACTATCAATGCCGCAAAATCTTTAAATTTAAACAACGGAAGTTTGGAAGAAGGAAAAGATGCCGATATCATTGCATTCAAGCTTCCTAACAAAGTTAAAAATTTAGAGCTTTTACCTCTACAAATAATCCTTCACACAAATGAAGTCGAAAAAATGTACATAAACGGAGAGGAGATTATTTAA
- the flgL gene encoding flagellar hook-associated protein FlgL: protein MRVTQFTFYNNFVTDQQRTLSELTKVQTQIATGKKIENMYDDPTVYTKFLKLDEEINSFTQISSSAKFAKTFAQESDTTLNDIVSTLSSFKSKLLTAANDTNNTTSREAIVSELKSELEHLKNLANTSLDGKYLFSGSAFDKKPIEDDYSYQGNDKSVKAFLGAGVEREYNIPGSELFLGRDNDYKKHMTLNVIQYDKMKANPQFVVRGADGNLYIDKHQQLNGTHPDSDNPPINETITIDSQIRMLTGVEDKYVGDGKYEDGISYFYIKGRKPNGESINTKFSLSNSQSVKDLLDKIGAAYGNTATNKVVDVTLNDMGEIQIKDVNSGKMMSDFYMVASDSDEADISDLVKNGDYIVEFQKSNFKGIRDLSQATANNSGFDNRVFNFGLKFINGNRDAIPQDLAKDVFGSEAIKEGSDTIKESVDFVRFTGTDTSGNAVDVNIKITDTTTMQDVLDTIKNSFGDVNVSLENGKIVVTDNSLSSPSDDSKLSITMQTYSDSDNDGVFHTHDDMVKALRRDDVANFDKLYMDKNGNEIKGNVSNIQKDYITYFKDGQKIVEKNPNAQTYVTNDTTLADSIGIDDIDGKEFEVTFKKQDGKFQKAIITLRNTPDADGHLSTFWIDENNDGVRDLNEVFDIYDANGNKTPANTFIKTTTEMDPTTCELCTKENVQKGLTYRQLGDVVSMLVSGNIPADNTPQAYESALANAKNSVESGVDEKGRFYVKDKQNANTNIELAIDDKNSNDLYFQANNAITIDEPQTDFFATLNQAIEAVENGNNFADASSKDARNFGIQGAIEAIDHVMDRVRRSHAKIGAVSNEFDMTIQRVDMLKINVQTLQSENIDTDIGEATMRLNSLNTSYQGLLASIAKVNNLTLLNYLR from the coding sequence ATGAGAGTTACACAATTTACTTTTTATAACAACTTCGTAACCGACCAACAAAGAACTTTAAGCGAACTTACAAAAGTCCAAACTCAAATCGCAACGGGCAAAAAAATAGAAAATATGTATGACGACCCTACCGTATATACTAAATTTTTGAAACTTGACGAAGAGATAAATTCCTTTACTCAAATATCTTCATCCGCAAAATTCGCAAAAACATTCGCACAAGAGAGTGATACGACTCTAAATGATATCGTATCAACCCTGAGTAGTTTTAAAAGCAAGCTTTTAACCGCAGCAAACGATACCAACAATACGACGAGTAGAGAAGCTATCGTAAGTGAGCTAAAAAGCGAACTCGAACATCTAAAAAACTTAGCAAATACATCCCTTGACGGAAAATATCTTTTTAGCGGAAGCGCTTTTGATAAAAAACCGATAGAAGACGATTATTCTTATCAAGGAAACGATAAGAGCGTAAAAGCGTTTTTGGGTGCAGGAGTAGAAAGAGAATATAATATTCCCGGAAGCGAGCTTTTCTTAGGTAGAGATAACGACTATAAAAAACATATGACTCTAAATGTTATACAATATGACAAAATGAAAGCAAATCCTCAATTTGTCGTAAGAGGTGCCGATGGGAATCTGTATATCGACAAACATCAACAATTAAACGGCACTCATCCTGATAGTGACAATCCTCCTATAAACGAAACGATAACTATCGATTCTCAAATAAGAATGCTTACGGGAGTTGAGGATAAATATGTTGGTGATGGGAAATATGAAGACGGAATCAGTTATTTTTATATCAAAGGTAGAAAACCAAACGGCGAGAGTATCAATACGAAATTTTCTTTATCGAACTCTCAAAGCGTAAAAGATTTGCTTGATAAAATCGGCGCAGCATACGGAAATACCGCAACCAACAAAGTAGTTGACGTAACTCTTAACGATATGGGTGAAATTCAAATCAAAGACGTAAATAGCGGAAAAATGATGAGTGATTTTTATATGGTGGCAAGCGATAGCGATGAGGCCGATATTTCGGATTTGGTAAAAAACGGGGATTATATCGTCGAATTTCAAAAAAGTAACTTCAAAGGAATAAGAGATTTATCTCAAGCTACCGCGAATAATAGCGGTTTTGACAATAGAGTATTTAATTTCGGATTGAAGTTTATAAACGGAAATAGAGATGCGATTCCTCAGGATTTGGCAAAAGACGTTTTTGGAAGCGAAGCTATAAAAGAGGGTAGCGATACGATAAAAGAGAGTGTCGATTTTGTTAGATTTACAGGTACCGACACAAGTGGGAATGCAGTGGATGTAAATATCAAAATCACCGATACTACCACTATGCAAGATGTGTTGGATACTATTAAAAATAGTTTCGGGGATGTTAACGTATCTCTTGAAAACGGCAAAATAGTAGTTACGGATAATTCTCTTTCTTCCCCGAGTGACGATTCGAAACTATCAATTACAATGCAAACATATAGTGACAGCGATAATGACGGAGTTTTTCATACTCATGACGATATGGTTAAGGCATTAAGAAGAGATGACGTAGCTAATTTTGATAAGTTGTATATGGATAAAAACGGCAACGAAATAAAAGGAAACGTTTCGAATATTCAAAAAGATTATATTACGTATTTTAAAGACGGACAAAAAATTGTAGAAAAAAATCCTAATGCTCAAACTTACGTAACTAATGATACCACTCTTGCGGATAGTATCGGAATTGATGATATAGACGGTAAAGAGTTCGAAGTGACGTTTAAAAAACAAGACGGAAAGTTTCAAAAAGCAATCATTACTTTAAGAAATACTCCCGATGCTGACGGACATTTATCTACTTTTTGGATAGATGAGAACAACGACGGAGTTAGAGACCTCAATGAGGTGTTTGATATATATGACGCAAACGGAAACAAAACGCCGGCAAATACGTTTATTAAAACAACTACCGAAATGGATCCTACTACATGCGAACTTTGCACAAAAGAAAACGTTCAAAAAGGTTTGACTTACAGACAGTTGGGAGATGTGGTTTCTATGCTTGTAAGCGGTAATATCCCTGCCGATAATACACCTCAGGCATATGAGAGTGCTCTTGCAAACGCAAAAAACAGCGTTGAGAGCGGTGTGGATGAAAAAGGTAGATTTTACGTAAAAGACAAACAAAACGCAAATACGAATATAGAACTTGCAATAGACGATAAAAATTCAAACGATTTATATTTTCAAGCAAACAATGCAATTACAATAGACGAACCTCAAACCGACTTTTTTGCGACATTGAATCAAGCGATAGAAGCGGTCGAAAACGGAAATAATTTTGCCGATGCTTCTTCAAAAGACGCAAGAAACTTCGGAATTCAAGGGGCTATTGAAGCGATTGATCACGTAATGGATAGAGTTAGACGCTCTCATGCAAAAATCGGAGCTGTCAGCAACGAATTCGATATGACGATACAAAGAGTCGATATGTTAAAAATAAACGTACAAACATTGCAATCCGAAAATATAGATACCGATATCGGTGAAGCTACAATGAGACTGAATTCTCTAAATACGTCGTATCAAGGGCTACTTGCGAGTATTGCAAAGGTAAATAATTTGACGCTTCTTAACTATTTAAGATAA
- the xseA gene encoding exodeoxyribonuclease VII large subunit, whose amino-acid sequence MKPISVTQLNNQIKSILESHFEIVLVEGEVSKVVYHSSGHLYFTLKDDKSSINCAMWRSNLAKMKFRLKEGEKVLVYGAVNLYVPRGEYKIIAQSIEPSGIGALQLAFEQLKEELKNLGYFDESKKKPLPKFPKRIAIVTSSTAAALQDMLRIAKKRWLLSEFYLFNTLVQGEGAAEDIARNIKRADEYVFEDGRGFDLIIIGRGGGSKEDLWAFNERVVADAVYQAKTPIISAVGHEIDYLISDFVADKRAATPSNAMEIALPDKNEILMMIDEMINSFSYKTSHIIQKKEKLLHHLIEIFEANSLNKKLDMKLNEINVLKERFRYSFKSVLDDKNLTLESLKSSFISSSPKNRLLKTEEEIKLLKKSFGNLMVEIIRVKENSLPLKEDFNSRALNIIFVKQKSLNSLKEAYKLANPKNKEKIGFAEIVKNNKRIPLENLQINDEFNLQNTSTIITAKVLDKK is encoded by the coding sequence ATGAAACCTATAAGCGTAACTCAGCTAAACAATCAAATAAAATCGATTTTGGAATCTCACTTTGAGATAGTGTTGGTTGAGGGTGAAGTTAGTAAGGTGGTATATCACTCCTCGGGTCATCTCTATTTTACCCTAAAAGATGACAAATCTTCCATAAATTGCGCAATGTGGAGAAGCAATCTTGCTAAAATGAAATTCAGACTAAAAGAGGGTGAAAAAGTATTGGTTTACGGAGCTGTGAATCTTTATGTACCAAGAGGGGAATATAAAATCATAGCCCAAAGTATCGAACCCAGCGGAATCGGAGCTTTACAGCTTGCATTCGAGCAGTTAAAAGAAGAACTCAAAAACTTAGGATATTTTGACGAAAGCAAAAAAAAGCCCCTGCCGAAGTTTCCTAAAAGAATAGCGATAGTTACTTCTTCTACGGCGGCAGCGCTTCAGGATATGCTAAGAATTGCCAAAAAGAGATGGCTTTTGAGTGAATTTTATCTTTTTAATACGCTCGTTCAAGGCGAGGGTGCTGCTGAGGATATAGCAAGAAACATAAAAAGAGCTGATGAGTATGTTTTTGAGGACGGCAGAGGTTTTGATTTGATAATTATAGGAAGAGGGGGAGGTAGCAAAGAGGATTTGTGGGCTTTTAACGAAAGAGTGGTGGCTGATGCCGTGTATCAGGCGAAAACTCCGATAATTTCTGCTGTTGGGCATGAGATTGATTATTTGATTAGTGATTTTGTTGCGGATAAAAGAGCCGCTACTCCGAGTAACGCTATGGAAATTGCCTTGCCTGATAAAAACGAAATATTGATGATGATAGATGAGATGATAAATTCGTTTTCTTATAAAACCTCTCATATTATCCAAAAAAAAGAGAAACTGCTTCACCATTTGATAGAGATTTTCGAAGCCAATTCTTTAAATAAAAAACTTGATATGAAATTAAATGAAATTAACGTTTTAAAAGAGAGGTTTAGGTATTCGTTTAAATCTGTGCTTGATGATAAAAATTTAACTTTGGAATCTTTAAAATCTTCTTTTATAAGCTCTTCTCCGAAAAACAGACTATTAAAAACCGAAGAAGAGATAAAACTATTGAAAAAAAGTTTTGGTAATTTAATGGTTGAAATCATAAGAGTTAAAGAAAACTCCCTGCCTCTAAAAGAGGATTTTAATTCAAGAGCGTTGAATATTATTTTTGTAAAACAAAAAAGCCTAAACTCCCTAAAAGAAGCCTATAAACTCGCAAATCCTAAAAATAAAGAAAAAATTGGTTTTGCGGAAATAGTAAAAAACAATAAAAGAATTCCTCTTGAAAATCTACAAATTAACGACGAATTTAATCTACAAAATACTTCGACGATAATCACCGCGAAAGTTTTAGACAAAAAATAA
- a CDS encoding M24 family metallopeptidase: MDYILNGENEIYYECGWSSDNAIFLSLSHARYVITDGRYTLDAKEKANAEVIEAKDLLKKAKELILKHKIKKLKIDPTKWNYKDYTSLQKVVNLQNEPNMSHKKRMIKRDDELEIIKEAVRLGALAFEEFKNEIEEGFDEYELSYRFKEKLTLRGRRALSFEPIVAINENAAKPHAEVSEKRLKKGDLLLLDAGIKYKRYCSDRTRTIFVGDNISMSKNQKFSNKEIQKVYDIVRKAQEKALKAVKVGIKAKELDKIAREVIEKEGYGKYFVHSLGHGVGLDIHEWPYINSRNETTIKNGMVFTIEPGIYIPGAFGVRIEDMVMIKDEKPIILSEEI; encoded by the coding sequence ATGGATTATATCCTTAACGGAGAAAACGAAATTTATTACGAATGCGGGTGGTCGAGCGATAACGCTATATTTTTATCGCTCTCACACGCTCGCTATGTAATTACGGACGGAAGATATACGCTTGACGCAAAAGAAAAAGCAAACGCCGAAGTAATAGAAGCTAAAGATTTGTTAAAAAAAGCAAAAGAGCTTATTTTAAAGCATAAAATCAAAAAATTAAAAATCGACCCGACAAAATGGAATTATAAAGATTACACTTCTTTGCAAAAAGTCGTTAATTTACAAAACGAACCTAATATGTCTCATAAAAAAAGAATGATAAAAAGAGATGACGAGCTTGAGATAATAAAAGAAGCGGTTAGACTTGGGGCTCTTGCTTTTGAAGAGTTTAAAAACGAAATTGAAGAAGGATTTGACGAATATGAGCTTTCTTATAGATTTAAAGAAAAACTGACTTTAAGAGGTAGAAGAGCTCTTAGTTTCGAACCTATTGTGGCTATCAACGAAAACGCCGCAAAACCTCACGCCGAAGTTAGTGAAAAGCGTCTTAAAAAAGGCGATTTGCTGCTTTTGGACGCCGGAATAAAATATAAAAGATACTGCTCGGATAGGACTCGTACTATTTTTGTGGGCGATAATATCAGTATGTCTAAAAATCAAAAATTTTCGAATAAGGAAATTCAAAAAGTATACGATATCGTGAGAAAAGCGCAAGAAAAAGCCCTAAAAGCCGTAAAAGTCGGAATAAAAGCAAAAGAGCTCGATAAAATCGCAAGAGAAGTTATAGAAAAAGAAGGATACGGAAAATATTTCGTTCATTCTTTAGGTCACGGTGTAGGGCTTGATATTCACGAGTGGCCTTATATCAATTCGAGAAACGAAACGACAATAAAAAACGGAATGGTGTTTACAATAGAGCCGGGAATTTATATTCCGGGGGCTTTTGGAGTGAGAATTGAAGATATGGTAATGATAAAAGATGAAAAACCAATCATTCTTAGCGAGGAGATATGA
- a CDS encoding alanine racemase, which yields MATLYINKQNLFKNLDKISSKNPNILAVIKDNAYGHGIFTISKLLKEYGIKKVCVRNNQEAELVKDLFEEILIFNPTTGRSFKNFSYAINSLTQLKKNRHPNIHLKIDTGMHRNGILISELDEALELIKEKEFNLIGVFSHFCCSEEVGCDTFIQYDKFLEIKKRVLKFCKQNSLNEPYFHIANSTAIFKLPDTLDYVRPGIAIYGGIEGFEPVMSLVAKAVSVRELDAKEGVGYNKTFISDEKIKITTVDVGYADGIPWFKNGCKLKNTQAIGKISMDYMSVIGEHKEVVVFDDIKEFVKNFDTITYEILVKMSPRIKRVVK from the coding sequence GTGGCTACTTTATACATAAACAAACAAAACCTCTTTAAAAACCTCGACAAAATTTCTTCAAAAAATCCCAATATTTTAGCCGTTATCAAAGATAATGCATACGGACACGGAATTTTTACCATTTCAAAACTTTTAAAAGAGTACGGAATAAAAAAAGTATGTGTAAGAAACAATCAAGAAGCCGAGCTCGTTAAGGATTTGTTTGAAGAGATTTTGATTTTCAATCCTACGACGGGTAGAAGTTTTAAAAACTTCTCATACGCTATTAATTCTCTTACTCAGCTCAAAAAAAACAGACATCCTAATATTCATCTTAAAATAGATACCGGAATGCATAGAAACGGGATATTAATAAGCGAACTTGATGAAGCTCTTGAATTAATTAAAGAAAAAGAGTTTAATTTAATAGGTGTTTTTTCTCATTTTTGTTGTAGTGAAGAGGTAGGTTGCGATACTTTTATTCAGTATGACAAGTTTTTGGAGATTAAAAAAAGGGTTTTGAAATTTTGCAAACAAAATTCTTTAAATGAGCCTTATTTTCATATCGCCAATTCCACCGCTATTTTCAAACTCCCCGATACTTTGGATTATGTTAGACCCGGAATTGCAATTTACGGAGGAATAGAGGGGTTTGAGCCCGTTATGAGTTTGGTAGCAAAAGCCGTAAGCGTTAGAGAGCTTGATGCCAAAGAGGGTGTGGGATACAATAAAACTTTTATAAGTGATGAAAAGATAAAAATCACTACCGTAGATGTCGGATATGCGGACGGGATACCTTGGTTTAAAAACGGATGTAAATTAAAAAACACTCAAGCTATCGGTAAAATTTCTATGGATTATATGAGTGTTATCGGAGAGCATAAAGAGGTTGTTGTTTTTGATGATATAAAAGAATTCGTTAAAAACTTCGATACCATAACATACGAAATCCTTGTAAAAATGTCTCCGAGAATCAAAAGAGTAGTCAAATGA
- the aroQ gene encoding type II 3-dehydroquinate dehydratase, with translation MKIKVIHGPNLNMLGVREVQLYGPMKLEDINKNMEMAAKQNGFDIEFYQSNHEGDIVDAIQECLTDGTDGLIINPAALTHYSIAVRDAIAALRSNGMPVVEVHMTNTAAREEFRHKSMISPVVIGTITGFGPFSYHLGLVAIMQVLNEIKMAKEQKQGQ, from the coding sequence ATGAAAATCAAAGTAATTCACGGACCGAATTTGAATATGTTAGGTGTAAGAGAGGTACAACTTTACGGACCGATGAAGCTTGAAGATATTAATAAAAATATGGAAATGGCTGCAAAACAAAACGGATTTGATATCGAATTTTATCAATCCAATCACGAAGGTGATATCGTAGACGCTATTCAAGAGTGTCTCACAGACGGAACCGACGGACTTATTATTAATCCTGCGGCTTTAACTCACTACTCTATCGCAGTTAGAGACGCTATTGCAGCACTTAGAAGTAACGGAATGCCTGTTGTTGAAGTGCATATGACAAATACTGCGGCAAGAGAAGAATTCAGACATAAATCGATGATTTCGCCTGTCGTAATCGGAACTATTACGGGATTTGGGCCATTTAGTTATCATTTGGGACTTGTTGCCATTATGCAAGTTTTAAATGAAATTAAAATGGCAAAAGAGCAAAAACAAGGACAATAA
- a CDS encoding FtsK/SpoIIIE family DNA translocase, whose product MILRKAFFVFLGALLIYFAISTFLPSASVVGKFGKFLGDSNLLLFGFLAYLDILFFAWILYLWFFNKFNTQNSLRALGIIFLFLGFLIFQALIFQKGVIGNVIAVALKKYIGILGVALLGFVILAWGGFLIFEEKIFEYIHKKRAKKEENDVSINENANIESKESLEFEEDDFEEENIQVFEQKEDFVENIDEKVTKSDNDEDVLETLKESLDEEDLKPAAKKAETKKKKETKDNFEDIAQKIEDKNEHKVTQVQELEDTKKLLSEIEIGEREKPRDWKFPPLDILQKPPKKKREINEAEIDKKIKILLEKLKQFKVEGDVVRYYVGPVVTTFEFKPLPHIKVSKILSLQDDLAMALKAKSIRIQAPIPGKDVVGIEIPNDKMETIYLREILESDIFKKSKSPLTLALGKDIVGAPFVTDLAKLPHLLIAGTTGSGKSVGINAMILSLLYKNSPDELKFVMIDPKMLEFSIYEDIPHLLTPVITESKKAIVALNAMVKEMERRYKLMAKKRVKNIEGYNKKVDKNEKLPYIVIIIDELADLMMTSGKDVEYAIARLAQMARASGIHLIVATQRPSVDVVTGLIKANLPSRISFKVGQKVDSKVILDQYGAESLLGRGDMLFTPPGIAGLLRLHAPFTTEEEIEKVVEYLKSQRQADYDNTIINTIESEAQELEEVEDLDELFEEAKKIILKERRTSISYLQRRLQIGYNRAANIIEQMERMGILSPPNAKGQREILI is encoded by the coding sequence GTGATTTTAAGAAAAGCGTTTTTTGTCTTTTTGGGTGCCCTTTTAATCTATTTTGCTATTTCTACATTTTTACCTTCGGCTTCCGTAGTCGGTAAATTCGGAAAATTTCTGGGTGATAGTAATTTATTATTATTCGGATTTTTGGCATATCTTGATATTTTATTTTTTGCGTGGATACTTTATTTGTGGTTTTTTAACAAATTCAACACTCAAAACTCACTTAGAGCACTCGGTATTATCTTCTTATTTTTGGGCTTTTTAATATTTCAGGCTCTTATTTTTCAAAAAGGTGTTATCGGAAACGTAATAGCCGTAGCGCTTAAAAAATATATCGGAATTTTGGGAGTCGCTCTTTTAGGTTTCGTAATTTTGGCATGGGGCGGATTTTTGATTTTTGAAGAGAAAATTTTCGAATACATACATAAAAAAAGAGCTAAAAAAGAAGAAAATGATGTTTCTATAAATGAGAATGCAAACATAGAATCAAAAGAGAGTTTAGAATTTGAAGAAGACGATTTTGAAGAAGAAAATATTCAAGTTTTCGAGCAAAAAGAGGATTTTGTAGAAAATATTGATGAAAAAGTTACGAAAAGTGACAATGACGAAGATGTTTTGGAAACTTTAAAAGAGTCATTGGATGAAGAAGATTTAAAACCTGCCGCTAAAAAAGCTGAGACAAAAAAGAAAAAAGAGACAAAAGATAATTTTGAAGATATAGCACAAAAAATAGAAGATAAAAACGAACACAAAGTAACTCAAGTCCAAGAGCTTGAAGATACTAAAAAATTATTATCAGAAATAGAAATAGGAGAGCGTGAAAAACCGAGAGATTGGAAGTTTCCTCCTCTTGATATATTGCAAAAACCGCCTAAGAAAAAAAGAGAAATAAACGAAGCCGAAATAGATAAAAAAATAAAAATTTTGCTTGAAAAATTAAAGCAGTTTAAGGTGGAAGGCGATGTAGTCAGATATTACGTAGGGCCGGTCGTTACTACTTTTGAATTTAAGCCTTTACCGCATATTAAGGTTAGCAAAATTTTATCTTTACAAGACGACCTTGCAATGGCTTTGAAAGCTAAATCTATAAGAATACAAGCCCCGATTCCCGGAAAAGACGTAGTAGGTATAGAAATTCCGAATGATAAAATGGAGACTATTTATTTAAGAGAAATACTTGAAAGCGATATTTTCAAAAAATCGAAATCTCCTTTGACTTTGGCTCTTGGAAAAGATATAGTCGGAGCTCCTTTTGTTACGGATTTGGCAAAACTTCCTCATCTTTTGATTGCCGGGACTACGGGAAGCGGTAAAAGTGTGGGAATTAATGCAATGATTCTTTCATTACTTTATAAAAATTCTCCGGATGAGCTTAAATTCGTAATGATAGACCCTAAAATGCTTGAGTTTTCGATTTACGAAGATATTCCTCATCTCTTAACTCCCGTAATTACAGAGTCTAAAAAGGCTATCGTAGCACTTAACGCTATGGTAAAAGAGATGGAGAGACGTTATAAACTTATGGCCAAAAAAAGAGTTAAAAATATAGAAGGCTATAATAAAAAAGTCGATAAAAACGAAAAGTTGCCTTATATCGTGATTATAATCGACGAGCTTGCCGATTTGATGATGACAAGCGGAAAAGACGTCGAGTATGCAATCGCCAGACTTGCGCAAATGGCAAGAGCCAGCGGCATTCACTTGATAGTCGCTACTCAAAGACCGAGTGTTGATGTTGTAACAGGGCTTATTAAAGCGAATTTGCCAAGCAGGATTTCTTTTAAGGTGGGGCAAAAAGTGGATAGTAAGGTAATTTTAGACCAATACGGAGCCGAGAGTCTTTTGGGGCGAGGTGATATGCTATTTACGCCTCCTGGAATTGCCGGGCTTCTTAGACTGCACGCTCCGTTTACAACCGAAGAAGAGATTGAAAAAGTTGTCGAGTATTTGAAATCACAACGTCAAGCAGATTATGACAATACCATAATCAATACAATCGAAAGCGAAGCGCAAGAGCTTGAAGAAGTCGAAGATTTGGACGAATTATTTGAAGAAGCGAAAAAAATTATTCTAAAAGAGAGAAGAACGAGTATAAGTTACCTTCAAAGACGTCTTCAAATTGGGTATAATAGAGCAGCCAATATTATTGAGCAGATGGAGAGAATGGGAATTTTATCGCCGCCTAATGCAAAAGGGCAAAGAGAAATCTTAATTTAG
- a CDS encoding OmpA family protein, which produces MKKMLFLASGALLFLVGCAEKPMANNVVELAGNQTIVGWKDYNNTTQKQVTEEQCKPEVKYIVPKDSDGDGVPDIKDKCPNTPKNLTVDHNGCPVLARLYINFDFNKAYVKKIYYPEIKKVAEILKANPKLKIEVAGYTDNIGSAEYNQKLSYKRALAVRNLLVLKYGIDANRIVVKGYGEKYPLVPNTTATNRALNRRVEIVAISGLK; this is translated from the coding sequence ATGAAAAAAATGCTTTTTTTAGCAAGCGGAGCATTACTTTTTTTGGTGGGATGTGCTGAAAAACCTATGGCGAATAACGTAGTGGAACTTGCTGGTAATCAGACGATTGTAGGTTGGAAAGATTATAATAATACGACTCAAAAACAAGTAACAGAAGAACAATGCAAACCGGAAGTTAAATATATAGTACCAAAAGATTCTGACGGAGACGGAGTGCCAGACATTAAAGACAAATGTCCTAATACGCCTAAAAACTTAACTGTAGATCACAATGGATGTCCTGTACTTGCGAGACTTTATATAAATTTTGATTTTAATAAAGCGTATGTGAAAAAAATCTATTATCCTGAAATTAAAAAAGTGGCTGAAATTTTAAAAGCTAATCCTAAACTGAAAATCGAAGTTGCCGGATATACCGATAATATAGGAAGTGCTGAATACAATCAAAAACTCTCATATAAAAGAGCACTTGCCGTTAGAAATTTATTGGTATTAAAATATGGAATTGATGCAAATAGAATCGTAGTAAAAGGTTATGGAGAAAAATATCCGCTTGTACCGAATACTACAGCAACAAACAGAGCGTTAAACAGAAGAGTGGAGATTGTAGCTATCAGCGGACTTAAATAA